Proteins from a single region of Macrotis lagotis isolate mMagLag1 chromosome 2, bilby.v1.9.chrom.fasta, whole genome shotgun sequence:
- the TBKBP1 gene encoding TANK-binding kinase 1-binding protein 1 isoform X1 produces the protein MLQGGSTRAPDPHLSAMESMFEDDISILTQEALGSGEVWLDGPGGPVLGSDMCSASHFALITAYGDIKERLGGLERENATLRRRLKVYEIKYPVIGDFGDEHNFSLYEIKEGSLLEVEKSSLQQRLNQFQHELQKNKEQEEQLGEMIQAYEKLCVEKNDLENELGEMRALVETHLRQICGLQQQLRQQQGGGDSTFQSLSPPAAPAPTDPDLDLHYLALRGGPGLGHVLEPSLGWPSPPSIGELERRRLEEALEAARGEARGAQLREEQLQAECERLQGELKQLQENRAQDLASNQSERDMAWVKRVGDDQVNLALAYTELTEELGRLRELSSLQGRILRTLLQEQAQRSGQRHSPLSPLSQRHTPSPQCPSPSPPARAPPPGPQCQSPVPQRRSPGPPVPPCHSPQQRRSPASPSCPSPAHQRRSPVPLPPPPPCQSPAPQRRSPVHPPCPAPQPRPPPGERTLVELAYAKPPSHHVKAGFQGRRSYSEMADGAGYAGAAPWLQAEASTLPKPRPYGAELYSPGRPLSPRSTFEGLRLRFEKQSSEEEEWAMPSPPSPESGTIRCASFCAGFPIPETPTAAYTHADHAQSWPSINLLMETVGSDIRSCPLCQLGFPVGYPDDALIKHIDSHLENSKI, from the exons ATGCTGCAAG gtGGCTCCACCAGGGCCCCTGACCCTCACCTGAGTGCCATGGAATCCATGTTTGAGGACGACATCAGCATCTTGACCCAGGAGGCGCTGGGGTCCGGCGAGGTGTGGCTGGATGGGCCGGGGGGCCCTGTGCTGGGCAGTGACATGTGCTCTGCCTCCCACTTCGCACTCATCACAGCCTACGGGGACATCAAGGAACGGCTGGGGGGGCTGGAGCGGGAGAATGCCACCCTACGGCGCCGACTCAAGGTGTATGAGATCAAG TATCCAGTGATTGGTGACTTTGGAGATGAGCACAACTTCTCTTTGTATGAAATTAAGGAGGGCTCCCTCCTGGAGGTTGAGAAGTCCAGTCTACAGCAACGCCTCAATCAGTTCCAGCATGAG CTCCAGAAGAACAAGGAACAGGAAGAACAACTGGGAGAGATGATCCAGGCATATGAGAAGCTGTGCGTagaaaaaaatgacctggaaaatgaaCTGGGGGAGATG CGGGCTTTGGTGGAGACTCACCTGAGGCAGATCTGTGGTCTGCAGCAGCAGCTTCGGCAGCAACAGGGAGGTGGGGACAGCACCTTCCAAAGCCTGAGCCCTCCAGCAGCTCCTGCCCCCACGGACCCTGACCTTGACCTCCACTACCTGGCTCTACGAGGAGGGCCTGGGCTTGGCCATG TGCTAGAGCCTTCCCTGGGCTGGCCCAGCCCACCTAGTATTGGGGAGCTGGAGAGGAGGCGACTGGAAGAGGCTTTGGAAGCAGCtagaggggaggcaaggggggccCAGCTCCGGGAAGAGCAGCTCCAGGCTGAGTGTGAGCGGCTACAGGGAGAGCTGAAGCAGCTCCAGGAGAACAGGGCTCAG GATTTGGCTTCCAACCAATCAGAGAGGGATATGGCATGGGTGAAGAGAGTTGGAGATGACCA GGTTAACTTGGCTCTGGCTTACACAGAACTGACAGAGGAACTGGGCCGGCTCCGGGAGCTAAGTTCTCTCCAGGGAAGGATTCTTCGGACATTGCTGCAGGAACAAGCTCAGAGGAGCG GCCAAAGACACTCCCCTCTGTCCCCTCTTTCCCAACGCCACACCCCATCTCCGCAGTGCCCTTCGCCATCCCCCCCAGCCCGGGCTCCCCCACCCGGCCCCCAGTGTCAGTCTCCGGTCCCCCAGCGTCGCTCCCCGGGCCCCCCTGTTCCACCATGCCACTCACCCCAGCAGCGCCGCTCCCCCGCCTCGCCATCCTGCCCCTCGCCCGCCCACCAGCGCCGTTCCCCCGTGCCCCTGCCGCCCCCACCGCCATGCCAGTCTCCTGCCCCCCAGCGCCGCTCGCCCGTGCATCCCCCCTGCCCAGCTCCCCAGCCTCGGCCCCCGCCCGGGGAGAGGACTCTGGTGGAGTTGGCCTATGCCAAGCCCCCCAGCCACCACGTGAAGGCGGGCTTCCAGGGGCGCCGCAGCTACTCGGAGATGGCCGACGGGGCGGGCTATGCCGGAGCTGCGCCCTGGCTGCAGGCTGAGGCCTCCACGCTGCCCAAGCCCCGACCCTACGGCGCCGAGCTCTACAGCCCCGGCCGGCCTCTCAGCCCCCGGAGCACCTTTGAAGGCCTCCGGCTTCGCTTTGAGAAGCAGTCTTCCGAAGAGGAGGAGTGGGCCATGCCCAGTCCCCCCAGCCCCGAGTCCGGCACCATCCGATGCGCCTCGTTCTGCGCCGGCTTCCCCATCCCCGAGACGCCCACTGCCGCCTATACCCACGCGGATCACGCCCAGTCCTGGCCCTCCATCAAT tTATTAATGGAGACTGTGGGCTCAGACATCCGAAGTTGCCCTCTCTGCCAGCTGGGATTTCCTGTTGGGTACCCAGACGATGCCCTCATCAAACACATTGACTCACACCTGGAGAACAGCAAGATATAG
- the TBKBP1 gene encoding TANK-binding kinase 1-binding protein 1 isoform X2, which translates to MESMFEDDISILTQEALGSGEVWLDGPGGPVLGSDMCSASHFALITAYGDIKERLGGLERENATLRRRLKVYEIKYPVIGDFGDEHNFSLYEIKEGSLLEVEKSSLQQRLNQFQHELQKNKEQEEQLGEMIQAYEKLCVEKNDLENELGEMRALVETHLRQICGLQQQLRQQQGGGDSTFQSLSPPAAPAPTDPDLDLHYLALRGGPGLGHVLEPSLGWPSPPSIGELERRRLEEALEAARGEARGAQLREEQLQAECERLQGELKQLQENRAQDLASNQSERDMAWVKRVGDDQVNLALAYTELTEELGRLRELSSLQGRILRTLLQEQAQRSGQRHSPLSPLSQRHTPSPQCPSPSPPARAPPPGPQCQSPVPQRRSPGPPVPPCHSPQQRRSPASPSCPSPAHQRRSPVPLPPPPPCQSPAPQRRSPVHPPCPAPQPRPPPGERTLVELAYAKPPSHHVKAGFQGRRSYSEMADGAGYAGAAPWLQAEASTLPKPRPYGAELYSPGRPLSPRSTFEGLRLRFEKQSSEEEEWAMPSPPSPESGTIRCASFCAGFPIPETPTAAYTHADHAQSWPSINLLMETVGSDIRSCPLCQLGFPVGYPDDALIKHIDSHLENSKI; encoded by the exons ATGGAATCCATGTTTGAGGACGACATCAGCATCTTGACCCAGGAGGCGCTGGGGTCCGGCGAGGTGTGGCTGGATGGGCCGGGGGGCCCTGTGCTGGGCAGTGACATGTGCTCTGCCTCCCACTTCGCACTCATCACAGCCTACGGGGACATCAAGGAACGGCTGGGGGGGCTGGAGCGGGAGAATGCCACCCTACGGCGCCGACTCAAGGTGTATGAGATCAAG TATCCAGTGATTGGTGACTTTGGAGATGAGCACAACTTCTCTTTGTATGAAATTAAGGAGGGCTCCCTCCTGGAGGTTGAGAAGTCCAGTCTACAGCAACGCCTCAATCAGTTCCAGCATGAG CTCCAGAAGAACAAGGAACAGGAAGAACAACTGGGAGAGATGATCCAGGCATATGAGAAGCTGTGCGTagaaaaaaatgacctggaaaatgaaCTGGGGGAGATG CGGGCTTTGGTGGAGACTCACCTGAGGCAGATCTGTGGTCTGCAGCAGCAGCTTCGGCAGCAACAGGGAGGTGGGGACAGCACCTTCCAAAGCCTGAGCCCTCCAGCAGCTCCTGCCCCCACGGACCCTGACCTTGACCTCCACTACCTGGCTCTACGAGGAGGGCCTGGGCTTGGCCATG TGCTAGAGCCTTCCCTGGGCTGGCCCAGCCCACCTAGTATTGGGGAGCTGGAGAGGAGGCGACTGGAAGAGGCTTTGGAAGCAGCtagaggggaggcaaggggggccCAGCTCCGGGAAGAGCAGCTCCAGGCTGAGTGTGAGCGGCTACAGGGAGAGCTGAAGCAGCTCCAGGAGAACAGGGCTCAG GATTTGGCTTCCAACCAATCAGAGAGGGATATGGCATGGGTGAAGAGAGTTGGAGATGACCA GGTTAACTTGGCTCTGGCTTACACAGAACTGACAGAGGAACTGGGCCGGCTCCGGGAGCTAAGTTCTCTCCAGGGAAGGATTCTTCGGACATTGCTGCAGGAACAAGCTCAGAGGAGCG GCCAAAGACACTCCCCTCTGTCCCCTCTTTCCCAACGCCACACCCCATCTCCGCAGTGCCCTTCGCCATCCCCCCCAGCCCGGGCTCCCCCACCCGGCCCCCAGTGTCAGTCTCCGGTCCCCCAGCGTCGCTCCCCGGGCCCCCCTGTTCCACCATGCCACTCACCCCAGCAGCGCCGCTCCCCCGCCTCGCCATCCTGCCCCTCGCCCGCCCACCAGCGCCGTTCCCCCGTGCCCCTGCCGCCCCCACCGCCATGCCAGTCTCCTGCCCCCCAGCGCCGCTCGCCCGTGCATCCCCCCTGCCCAGCTCCCCAGCCTCGGCCCCCGCCCGGGGAGAGGACTCTGGTGGAGTTGGCCTATGCCAAGCCCCCCAGCCACCACGTGAAGGCGGGCTTCCAGGGGCGCCGCAGCTACTCGGAGATGGCCGACGGGGCGGGCTATGCCGGAGCTGCGCCCTGGCTGCAGGCTGAGGCCTCCACGCTGCCCAAGCCCCGACCCTACGGCGCCGAGCTCTACAGCCCCGGCCGGCCTCTCAGCCCCCGGAGCACCTTTGAAGGCCTCCGGCTTCGCTTTGAGAAGCAGTCTTCCGAAGAGGAGGAGTGGGCCATGCCCAGTCCCCCCAGCCCCGAGTCCGGCACCATCCGATGCGCCTCGTTCTGCGCCGGCTTCCCCATCCCCGAGACGCCCACTGCCGCCTATACCCACGCGGATCACGCCCAGTCCTGGCCCTCCATCAAT tTATTAATGGAGACTGTGGGCTCAGACATCCGAAGTTGCCCTCTCTGCCAGCTGGGATTTCCTGTTGGGTACCCAGACGATGCCCTCATCAAACACATTGACTCACACCTGGAGAACAGCAAGATATAG